From the Halomonas meridiana genome, one window contains:
- a CDS encoding efflux RND transporter periplasmic adaptor subunit: protein MTVPLLARPFSLLLLLPLLLVAGTALAQSAPRVELASVNREPIYQELNLVGTVNSLEDALLSSSVAGLVAAINVNPGDRVEAGDTLVALDDDLARFELAGAQAAEEEARAALSEAQRLLREAESVGAGRNIAATEVSARRSAVSVANAALSRLNAEQSRLSALLERHTITAPFSGVVSERSVNLGEWVTPGDSVARLVNLNTLRADFQVPEAFYTALEENATLILTAGEQRAEARIATLVPVSASSARTFLLRAEVPEALPLYPGNAVDAVVKAATGRDGITVSRDALSRYPDGRVTVWVATPDDSGMYQVREQRVEVGINFAERVEITSGLSGSEQVVIRGNESLVEGVSVEAVSEGGE from the coding sequence ATGACGGTGCCTTTACTTGCCCGCCCATTTTCGCTTTTGCTGCTACTTCCTCTCTTACTCGTTGCTGGCACCGCGCTGGCCCAATCTGCCCCACGAGTCGAGCTGGCCAGCGTCAACCGTGAGCCTATTTATCAAGAGCTTAACCTGGTCGGCACGGTGAACTCCCTGGAGGATGCGCTGCTCTCCTCGTCGGTGGCCGGGCTGGTCGCGGCGATTAACGTGAACCCGGGCGACCGAGTCGAAGCAGGCGACACGCTGGTGGCGCTGGATGATGATTTGGCGCGCTTCGAGCTAGCCGGGGCGCAAGCGGCAGAAGAGGAAGCCCGGGCCGCGCTTAGCGAAGCGCAGCGGCTGCTGCGGGAGGCGGAATCGGTGGGGGCTGGGCGCAACATTGCCGCTACGGAAGTGAGCGCCCGGCGCAGTGCGGTAAGCGTCGCCAACGCAGCGCTTTCCCGCCTGAATGCCGAACAGTCACGGCTCAGCGCGCTGTTGGAGCGCCACACGATTACCGCGCCGTTCAGCGGTGTGGTCAGCGAGCGAAGCGTCAACCTGGGCGAGTGGGTCACACCGGGAGACAGCGTCGCCCGTTTGGTCAACCTCAACACCCTGCGTGCCGATTTTCAGGTGCCCGAAGCGTTCTATACCGCCTTGGAGGAGAACGCCACACTTATCCTCACGGCAGGCGAGCAGCGCGCTGAAGCCCGCATCGCGACCTTAGTGCCGGTCAGCGCCTCTAGCGCGCGGACGTTTTTGCTGCGTGCCGAAGTGCCCGAAGCGCTGCCGCTCTACCCTGGCAATGCGGTCGACGCCGTGGTGAAAGCCGCCACCGGGCGCGATGGCATCACCGTCTCCCGGGATGCGCTTAGCCGTTACCCAGATGGCCGAGTCACGGTGTGGGTCGCCACGCCTGACGACAGCGGCATGTACCAGGTGCGCGAACAAAGGGTCGAGGTCGGCATCAACTTCGCTGAGCGGGTGGAAATTACCAGCGGGCTATCAGGCAGCGAGCAGGTGGTGATTCGTGGCAATGAATCCTTGGTGGAAGGCGTCAGCGTTGAAGCCGTCTCGGAGGGTGGCGAATAA
- a CDS encoding efflux RND transporter permease subunit yields the protein MFAALLRQQTLVTVIALIFLLLGIAATLRIPVQMIPDIEARTITVETRWAGATPQDIEKEILVEQEQYLRNVPNLTRMTAVAESGSAEIELEFPFSVDMTAALIQVNNALSQVSSYPNNVDQPRVVSAAFSTDAFLRFHVGTLPGNPNALDIQLMSDFIEDRVRPRLEGIEGVSEVGVNGGAQRQLQILVDPAALAQRGISLLELREAITQRNRDISGGELDAGKRRYLVRTLGRFDSAEALAELVVARVGDSIVRLADVADVRQGQSRLNQLSFYNGEAGIGMDLRRESGANVIDIKYAVQDELAAINETILRPAGMEIVLTADDVRYVEASVRNVWSNLLLGAAFATLVMYLFLRSARATFIGVIGIPFCTIAAFLGLMLTGRTINVISMAGIAFAIGMSVDNSIVVLENIERYRRQGLDRIESALRGVQEVWPATLASTATTILVFLPILFIEEEAGQLYSDVAIAVSAAIFASMLVAVTLVPSLCSRFSFSMHHASKPDDAQAPGDERPSRLGALLERLIATPLRRGVILVLTLLISGWTILALTPPAEYLPEGEEPKTFARMSPPPGYSLQEMASIAEQVEAYFLPHVQAEPDAFLAGDTEVPPLAYMNMRVAPTQLFIVAEAVDSSHIEALMEALTNYYERFPGMRAFASKGSIISSNDGGTRSINLDVAGPDLATVYGAANTLYREAQTQFGNPRIQSQPSSLSLDQPLIQIRPDWARVAELGISAEAVGFSVSALGEGAYVDDFFLDDEKIDIYLYGPQASLPLDQLPNLPLHTPDGYTLPLSAVARIDETMDTSVIRRVNGNRTVTLNVIPPASIALEAGVEQAEAMLERLRQEGVLPSTVDVSISGASDQLNATREALTGNFLIAIVIVYLLLVAIFSHWGYPLLILTSIPLGVVGGIMGLAAMNGVGSLLPLIGVAPLSQPFDMITMLGFLILMGTVVNNPILVVDQARRRLHDKTLSVQEAVSQAVQTRLRPIAITTLTTLCGLSPLVFLPGEGTELYRGVGAIVLFGLLGAAVVTVTFLPALMISVLKITERRSARSQA from the coding sequence ATGTTTGCTGCCCTGCTGCGCCAGCAAACGCTGGTGACCGTGATTGCGCTGATTTTTCTGCTGTTGGGCATCGCCGCGACGCTACGCATTCCGGTACAGATGATTCCGGATATCGAAGCGCGCACCATTACCGTGGAAACGCGCTGGGCGGGCGCGACGCCCCAGGATATCGAAAAAGAGATTCTGGTGGAGCAGGAGCAGTACCTGCGCAATGTGCCTAACCTCACCCGCATGACGGCGGTAGCGGAAAGCGGCAGCGCCGAGATCGAGCTGGAGTTTCCGTTTAGCGTGGACATGACCGCCGCGCTGATCCAGGTGAACAACGCCTTAAGCCAGGTCTCCTCCTACCCCAATAACGTCGACCAGCCTCGGGTGGTGTCGGCCGCGTTCTCCACCGATGCGTTTTTGCGTTTTCACGTTGGCACCCTGCCCGGCAACCCCAACGCGCTGGATATCCAGCTGATGAGCGACTTCATCGAAGACCGCGTGCGCCCGCGCTTGGAAGGCATTGAAGGGGTCTCGGAAGTCGGCGTAAACGGCGGCGCCCAGCGCCAGCTGCAAATTTTGGTCGACCCCGCCGCCCTGGCCCAGCGCGGCATCTCGCTGCTGGAGCTGCGCGAAGCGATTACCCAGCGCAACCGGGATATCTCCGGCGGCGAGCTGGACGCGGGCAAGCGGCGTTACTTGGTGCGCACGCTGGGCCGGTTTGATAGCGCCGAGGCTCTGGCAGAGCTAGTGGTGGCCCGCGTGGGCGATAGCATCGTGCGGCTGGCCGATGTAGCAGACGTGCGCCAAGGGCAGTCGCGGCTAAACCAGCTGTCGTTCTACAACGGCGAAGCCGGGATTGGCATGGACCTGCGCCGGGAGAGCGGCGCCAATGTCATCGACATCAAATACGCGGTGCAGGATGAACTGGCGGCGATCAACGAGACTATTCTGCGCCCAGCAGGTATGGAGATTGTGCTGACGGCCGATGACGTGCGCTACGTAGAAGCCTCCGTGAGAAACGTGTGGAGCAACCTGCTGCTGGGGGCCGCCTTCGCGACCCTGGTGATGTACCTGTTTTTGCGCTCGGCCCGCGCCACGTTTATCGGCGTCATCGGCATTCCATTCTGTACCATTGCCGCCTTTTTGGGGCTGATGCTGACAGGCCGAACCATCAACGTCATCTCCATGGCGGGCATTGCCTTTGCCATCGGCATGAGCGTGGATAACAGCATCGTGGTGTTGGAGAACATCGAGCGCTACCGCCGCCAGGGGCTGGACCGCATCGAATCAGCACTGCGCGGCGTGCAGGAGGTGTGGCCCGCCACGCTCGCCTCCACCGCCACCACCATTCTGGTGTTCTTACCGATTCTCTTCATCGAAGAGGAGGCCGGGCAGCTCTACTCCGACGTAGCCATTGCGGTGTCGGCGGCGATATTTGCCTCCATGCTGGTGGCCGTCACGCTGGTGCCCTCGCTCTGCTCGCGGTTTAGCTTTTCGATGCATCACGCGTCTAAACCCGACGATGCTCAAGCGCCCGGCGACGAGCGCCCTTCTCGACTGGGCGCGCTGTTGGAGCGGCTGATTGCGACGCCGCTACGCCGTGGGGTGATCCTAGTGCTGACGCTGCTGATCAGCGGCTGGACGATCCTGGCCCTGACACCGCCCGCCGAGTACTTGCCCGAAGGCGAGGAGCCCAAAACCTTTGCACGCATGAGCCCTCCCCCTGGCTACAGCCTGCAGGAGATGGCCAGCATTGCCGAGCAGGTCGAAGCGTACTTTCTACCCCATGTGCAGGCGGAGCCGGATGCCTTTTTAGCGGGCGATACCGAGGTGCCGCCGCTGGCTTACATGAACATGCGTGTGGCCCCCACGCAGCTTTTCATTGTTGCCGAAGCGGTCGACTCTTCGCATATCGAAGCATTGATGGAGGCACTCACGAACTACTACGAGCGCTTCCCCGGCATGCGCGCCTTTGCCTCGAAAGGCTCGATTATTTCCAGCAACGATGGCGGCACGCGCAGCATCAACCTGGATGTGGCGGGCCCGGACTTAGCCACGGTGTACGGCGCGGCCAATACGCTCTACCGGGAAGCCCAAACGCAGTTTGGCAATCCGCGTATTCAAAGCCAGCCTTCGTCGCTGTCGCTCGACCAGCCCTTGATTCAAATTCGCCCCGACTGGGCCAGGGTCGCGGAGCTGGGAATTTCCGCCGAGGCGGTGGGGTTTTCGGTCTCTGCTCTGGGGGAAGGGGCGTATGTAGATGACTTCTTTTTAGACGATGAGAAGATCGATATTTACCTCTATGGCCCGCAGGCGTCGCTGCCGTTAGACCAACTGCCAAACCTGCCACTGCATACTCCCGATGGCTATACGCTGCCGCTATCGGCGGTGGCGCGTATCGATGAAACCATGGATACCAGCGTGATTCGCCGGGTAAACGGCAACCGCACGGTAACGCTGAACGTGATTCCCCCTGCCAGCATTGCATTAGAGGCAGGCGTCGAGCAGGCCGAGGCGATGCTGGAGCGGCTGCGCCAGGAAGGCGTGTTGCCCTCGACGGTGGATGTTTCGATTTCCGGCGCCAGCGACCAGCTAAACGCCACCCGTGAGGCGCTTACCGGCAACTTCCTGATCGCTATCGTGATCGTTTACCTGCTGCTGGTGGCGATCTTCTCCCATTGGGGCTATCCGCTGCTGATTTTAACCTCGATACCGCTAGGCGTGGTAGGCGGCATTATGGGGCTGGCCGCCATGAATGGCGTGGGTAGCCTGCTGCCGTTAATCGGCGTGGCACCGCTCAGCCAGCCCTTCGATATGATTACCATGCTGGGCTTTTTAATCCTGATGGGTACGGTGGTGAATAACCCCATTCTGGTAGTCGACCAGGCCAGACGGCGGCTGCATGACAAAACGCTCAGCGTTCAGGAGGCCGTATCACAGGCGGTACAAACCCGCCTGCGCCCCATCGCCATCACCACGCTGACCACCCTGTGCGGGCTGTCGCCGCTGGTCTTTTTACCCGGCGAAGGCACCGAGCTGTATCGCGGCGTGGGGGCGATTGTGCTGTTTGGCCTGCTGGGTGCGGCGGTGGTCACGGTAACCTTCCTGCCCGCGCTGATGATCAGCGTGCTCAAGATCACCGAGCGCCGTTCAGCCCGCTCGCAGGCATAA
- a CDS encoding ligand-gated channel protein, with protein sequence MSSRLRRTLLASAISSLACGAAVAQETPQLNDIVVTASGFEQQISSAPASISVISREELERGHYQNVTDALRDVPGVVVTGGGRGDNGNDISIRGMPSQYTLILVDGRPQSSRESRPNGDAGFEQDWLPPLQAIERIEVVRGPMSTLYGSDAIGGVINVITRKVADSWHGNIQLDTVLQEDSASGDSRQANFYLSGPLVGERLGLQLYGRTSERDEDDIEYGYEEKSLQSLTARLSLAASDNHDFTAEAGITEQDRRSLVGRSGPVDGCRGGCTDSIGEYTNTHVAVTHSGRFDWGTSETFVQRERSENQSRNIEITNITAKTSALIPLGMHMVTVGASWEEESLDDSSTNQISDRQTIENSQWALFVEDEWMLTDARALTGGLRLDDDDNYGSHLSPRLYSVWNMTPEWTLKGGVSTGYRSPNLREITPDWGQVSRGGNIYGNPDLEPETSLNKEIALLYGNDAGLNGSLTLFHNDFEDKITRIACPTDICRDGANDFGSDPTYRVNIDDAVTQGVEASLGAPLTDTLALTASYTFTDSEQKSGEYAGEPLTQLPRHQVSATLDWDVNARLSQWTKVTYRGEESQPTTGPSQSAIVAPSYTFVDAGIGYQLNDSTTVNAGIYNLFDERITYDEYGYVDDGRRVWLGLNVAF encoded by the coding sequence ATGTCTTCTCGATTGCGCCGTACGCTGCTGGCCAGCGCTATTTCATCTCTCGCCTGCGGGGCAGCCGTGGCTCAAGAAACGCCCCAACTTAACGATATCGTGGTGACGGCCTCCGGCTTCGAGCAGCAGATCAGTAGCGCCCCCGCCTCGATCAGCGTGATCTCCCGTGAAGAGCTGGAGCGTGGTCACTACCAAAACGTCACCGATGCGCTGCGCGACGTACCAGGCGTGGTCGTCACGGGCGGCGGGCGTGGCGATAACGGCAACGATATTTCCATTCGCGGCATGCCGTCACAATACACGCTGATTCTGGTCGATGGACGCCCGCAAAGCTCACGAGAGTCGCGTCCCAATGGGGATGCGGGCTTTGAACAGGATTGGCTGCCGCCGCTGCAAGCCATCGAGCGTATCGAGGTGGTGCGCGGGCCGATGTCGACCCTGTACGGCTCCGATGCCATCGGCGGGGTGATCAACGTGATTACCCGCAAAGTGGCGGATAGCTGGCACGGCAATATCCAGCTCGATACGGTGCTGCAGGAAGATAGCGCCTCCGGCGACAGCCGCCAAGCGAACTTCTACCTCAGCGGGCCGCTGGTGGGCGAGCGCTTGGGGCTACAGCTCTATGGCCGCACCTCCGAGCGCGACGAAGACGACATCGAGTACGGCTACGAAGAAAAAAGCCTGCAAAGCCTGACCGCACGGCTAAGCCTGGCCGCTAGCGACAATCACGACTTTACCGCCGAAGCGGGCATTACCGAGCAAGACCGCCGCTCGCTAGTGGGCCGATCCGGGCCGGTGGACGGCTGCCGCGGCGGCTGCACCGACAGCATCGGCGAGTACACCAACACCCACGTGGCGGTGACCCACAGCGGACGCTTCGATTGGGGCACCAGCGAAACCTTCGTGCAGCGCGAGCGCAGCGAAAACCAGTCTCGGAATATCGAGATTACCAACATCACCGCGAAAACCAGCGCCCTGATTCCCTTGGGCATGCACATGGTGACCGTTGGGGCGAGCTGGGAAGAGGAGTCGCTGGACGATAGCTCGACCAACCAAATCTCCGACCGGCAGACAATTGAAAACAGCCAGTGGGCGCTGTTCGTGGAAGACGAGTGGATGCTGACCGACGCCAGGGCACTGACCGGCGGGCTGCGCTTGGACGATGACGACAACTACGGCAGCCATCTGAGCCCGCGCCTTTACAGCGTTTGGAACATGACGCCGGAGTGGACGCTGAAAGGCGGTGTCTCCACCGGCTACCGCTCGCCCAACCTACGGGAAATCACCCCGGACTGGGGGCAGGTCAGCCGTGGCGGTAATATTTACGGTAACCCGGATCTCGAGCCGGAAACCTCGCTCAACAAAGAGATCGCGCTGCTGTACGGTAACGACGCAGGCCTGAACGGCAGCCTCACGCTGTTCCACAACGACTTCGAAGACAAAATCACTCGCATCGCCTGCCCGACCGATATTTGCCGCGATGGAGCGAATGATTTCGGCAGTGACCCCACGTACCGGGTCAATATCGACGATGCAGTGACCCAAGGGGTCGAGGCCAGCCTAGGCGCACCGCTAACCGACACGCTAGCGCTAACCGCCAGCTACACCTTCACCGATTCCGAACAGAAAAGCGGCGAGTACGCTGGCGAGCCGCTGACCCAGCTGCCCCGCCACCAGGTGTCGGCCACGCTGGATTGGGACGTAAACGCACGGCTTAGCCAGTGGACTAAAGTGACCTACCGGGGTGAAGAGAGCCAGCCCACCACCGGGCCCTCGCAAAGCGCCATCGTCGCGCCGTCTTACACCTTCGTGGATGCCGGTATCGGCTATCAGCTCAACGATAGCACCACGGTGAATGCCGGAATCTACAACCTGTTCGACGAGCGCATCACCTACGACGAGTATGGCTACGTGGATGACGGCCGCCGGGTGTGGCTGGGCCTGAACGTCGCTTTCTAA
- a CDS encoding LysR family transcriptional regulator, which yields MYDFDELAAFADVMTTGSLTRSAQKLGLAKSTLSRRISQLEARLNQPLLRRQANRLIPTEAGLLFHQYCTELLAMAAHSQEALAELREEISGKVTLEVHGALARGWMAGVMDAFLTRYPKVELTLHTRETPPTKMHSNSVHIWLGATHECGLNQERLGHLTRGLYANPHYLAHAGTPQHPQELDAHAWIDLLDTASSGLLLHHAEHADYLFNAPRSRLRVDLTALHIDAIAYGQGIGLLPHWVVEKRERHHPGDLVNCLPGWEPAPLPVTLLYAYGHHSRRVNALLDFLRDQVPTAWQTRTGAVHTH from the coding sequence ATGTACGATTTTGATGAACTCGCCGCTTTTGCCGATGTGATGACCACCGGCAGCCTGACACGCAGCGCACAGAAGCTCGGGCTGGCAAAATCGACGTTGAGTCGCCGAATCAGCCAGCTAGAAGCCCGGCTAAACCAACCGCTGCTGCGTCGTCAGGCGAACCGTTTGATTCCCACCGAAGCGGGCCTGCTGTTTCATCAGTACTGCACCGAGCTGCTGGCCATGGCCGCCCACAGCCAAGAGGCGCTGGCGGAGCTGCGCGAGGAGATCAGCGGTAAAGTCACGCTCGAAGTACACGGCGCGCTGGCACGAGGCTGGATGGCAGGCGTCATGGATGCGTTCTTGACCCGCTACCCCAAGGTCGAGCTAACCCTGCATACCCGGGAGACGCCGCCCACCAAGATGCACAGCAACAGCGTGCACATTTGGCTAGGCGCCACCCATGAGTGCGGGCTGAATCAGGAGCGTTTGGGCCACCTCACCCGAGGCCTCTACGCCAACCCGCACTATTTAGCCCACGCAGGAACGCCGCAGCACCCTCAAGAGCTGGATGCGCATGCCTGGATCGACTTGTTGGATACTGCATCCAGCGGCCTACTGCTGCACCACGCCGAACACGCCGACTACCTGTTCAACGCACCCCGCTCGCGGCTCCGGGTGGATCTTACAGCGCTGCACATCGATGCCATCGCCTATGGCCAAGGGATCGGCCTGCTGCCCCACTGGGTGGTCGAAAAACGCGAGCGCCACCACCCTGGAGATCTGGTCAACTGCCTGCCCGGCTGGGAACCTGCTCCCCTACCCGTGACGCTGCTATATGCCTACGGGCACCACTCCCGCCGGGTCAACGCGCTGCTGGACTTTCTGCGTGATCAGGTGCCCACCGCATGGCAAACCCGCACTGGCGCCGTGCACACGCACTAG
- a CDS encoding AEC family transporter has translation MLAELFAVMAPVLAGAGLGFLWVRLGQPYPVDFVTRLVFNIGTPALVLASLSGATIDASTFGQVMLAAALVIVGMGAASFAVAKVLRRDWRVLIAPMMYPNTGNMGLPVVLYAFGSAGFAYGITVMVTVSLFQFTLGAVLSSQGNPVKTLLKTPTVYAIALSMALLLTDTPLPLWMANTVDLMSGFTVPLMLITLGVSLASIQVKSLRSGVGFTLIRIPLAAAAAWLIAGWLGLPPLAQNILVVQMCMPVAVFNYLFAQRAQREPAYVASLVFCSTLMALFYLPALLALLM, from the coding sequence ATGCTCGCTGAACTCTTCGCCGTCATGGCCCCTGTATTGGCCGGTGCCGGGCTAGGCTTTCTATGGGTTCGCCTCGGCCAACCCTACCCCGTCGATTTTGTGACACGCCTCGTTTTCAATATTGGTACGCCCGCGCTGGTGCTGGCGTCGCTGTCTGGGGCAACGATCGATGCCAGCACGTTCGGTCAAGTCATGCTGGCTGCCGCCCTGGTGATCGTCGGCATGGGGGCCGCTAGTTTTGCCGTTGCCAAGGTGCTGCGCCGAGATTGGCGAGTGCTCATCGCGCCGATGATGTACCCCAACACGGGCAATATGGGGCTGCCGGTGGTGCTGTACGCCTTTGGCAGCGCGGGCTTTGCTTACGGCATTACGGTGATGGTGACGGTTTCGTTGTTTCAGTTCACCTTGGGGGCGGTGCTCAGTAGCCAGGGCAACCCGGTTAAAACTCTGCTCAAAACCCCGACGGTGTACGCCATCGCCCTCTCCATGGCGCTGCTGCTGACCGATACCCCGCTGCCCCTATGGATGGCCAACACGGTCGATCTCATGTCGGGCTTCACCGTACCGCTCATGCTCATCACCCTCGGCGTATCGCTGGCTAGCATTCAGGTGAAAAGCCTGCGCTCTGGGGTTGGCTTTACTCTCATCCGTATTCCGCTGGCCGCGGCGGCTGCGTGGCTCATCGCTGGCTGGCTAGGTCTGCCACCGCTGGCGCAGAACATTCTGGTGGTACAGATGTGCATGCCGGTGGCGGTCTTCAACTATTTATTCGCCCAACGTGCCCAGCGCGAACCGGCCTATGTGGCCAGCCTCGTGTTCTGTTCGACCTTGATGGCGCTGTTCTATTTACCGGCCTTGCTGGCGCTGCTGATGTAG
- a CDS encoding PQQ-dependent sugar dehydrogenase — translation MRHSLPVRPQTPHPRSLCHRAVRWVAPCVTGLLLASAAHADVVHQALDTEHLALTIERVADGLDNPWAVAFLPDGRYLVSERSGGLNLVDAEGRIEALSGLPRVSQNGQGGLLDVALHPEFGDGEHDWIYFTWSKPEGSQSRSALSRVKWQDDALGEVEHLFEQDRASSPGRHYGSRLAWLKDGTLLMSIGDRGVDPSRAQARDDHAGSTLRLTETGDVPDDNPFVDDDDTLDEIYTLGNRNIQGMTVLSNGEPWATEHGPRTGDELNQIVPGNNYGWPEVSLGNDYATNEPIGVESKPGMEDPVYRFDGRFAPSGLAEVTSDAFEPWQGSLLAGGLGSQKLLRLTLDEGQVADEELILDGEIGRIRDVRQGPDEAIYLLTDGSQGSLYRLTPTER, via the coding sequence ATGCGACACTCCCTGCCCGTTCGACCGCAAACGCCACACCCCCGCTCGCTCTGCCATCGCGCCGTTCGCTGGGTGGCCCCTTGCGTCACGGGGCTTCTGCTCGCCAGCGCAGCTCATGCGGACGTCGTTCACCAAGCATTAGACACCGAGCATCTAGCCCTCACCATCGAGCGCGTGGCCGACGGCCTCGACAACCCTTGGGCGGTGGCGTTCTTGCCCGATGGCCGCTATCTGGTCAGCGAGCGCAGCGGGGGGTTGAACCTCGTCGACGCCGAGGGACGCATCGAGGCGTTGAGTGGCCTGCCCCGAGTCAGCCAAAACGGTCAGGGGGGCCTGCTGGATGTGGCGCTGCACCCTGAGTTCGGCGACGGCGAACACGATTGGATTTACTTCACCTGGAGCAAGCCAGAAGGCAGTCAAAGCCGCTCGGCGCTCTCGCGCGTCAAGTGGCAAGATGACGCTTTGGGCGAGGTCGAGCATTTGTTCGAGCAGGATCGCGCCTCCTCTCCCGGCCGGCACTACGGTTCACGCTTGGCGTGGCTTAAAGATGGCACGCTACTCATGAGCATTGGCGACCGCGGCGTCGACCCTTCCCGCGCCCAAGCCCGCGATGACCACGCAGGCTCTACGCTGCGGCTCACCGAGACCGGCGACGTGCCAGATGACAACCCCTTCGTGGATGACGACGATACGCTGGATGAGATTTACACCCTAGGCAACCGCAATATTCAGGGCATGACCGTGCTAAGCAATGGCGAGCCCTGGGCCACCGAGCACGGCCCGCGCACCGGCGATGAGTTGAACCAGATCGTGCCTGGCAACAACTACGGCTGGCCGGAGGTGAGCCTGGGCAACGATTACGCCACCAACGAACCCATTGGCGTGGAATCCAAACCCGGCATGGAAGACCCGGTCTATCGCTTCGATGGGCGCTTTGCCCCTTCGGGCTTGGCCGAAGTGACCAGCGATGCCTTTGAGCCCTGGCAAGGAAGCCTGCTGGCGGGTGGCCTTGGCAGCCAAAAGCTGCTGCGCCTCACCCTCGACGAGGGCCAAGTGGCCGACGAAGAGCTGATTCTGGATGGCGAGATTGGCCGCATCCGCGACGTGCGCCAAGGGCCCGATGAGGCGATTTACTTGCTAACCGACGGCAGCCAAGGCAGCCTTTACCGCCTGACACCGACCGAGCGCTAA
- a CDS encoding sensor histidine kinase: MRLRNLIILTVIVPLFVILVVFSLVAIKSLEDNVRSKLQTEVEIITRALSTSLSYAVARDSATPLEEALQSAFSFHRIYGAYVFDPQGREIYGLGLGKDLFTPEEIQQVIATDDMHSSYRQQEGWTYYSALTPLRTQDGTVQGVLQVNRLNTGIENYTGFISIVAVLVFVIGAAGIVFSIWWGFRHYIERPLNRLLRVMLLVEDGDRSQRATADGPTEYRRLASGLNGMLDAMAEKDRDIDARQRREIELEKRLRKSKKLAELGVLAAGVAHEIGAPLTVINGQAQRLARRHTIGNDERARLGRIRGEVERIVEIVRQLMELGRQHNVEKGHQALDQLIISASELVEEELEPRNIHLDIDLPTPTPHLLVNGQQIVQVLTNLLRNAAQAPQVSHIRVRAQAHSEELTLWVEDDGPGIPASHHHQVFDPFFTTKPVGQGSGLGLSMVHRIINDHGGTIGVFDSALGGAGFEITLPLSETASA, translated from the coding sequence ATGCGACTACGTAACCTCATCATTTTAACGGTCATCGTACCGCTGTTCGTGATTCTGGTGGTGTTTAGTCTAGTGGCGATCAAATCGCTGGAAGACAACGTGCGCTCCAAGCTGCAAACCGAAGTCGAGATCATCACCCGCGCACTCAGCACCTCGCTGAGCTACGCAGTGGCCCGCGACAGCGCCACGCCGTTGGAAGAAGCGCTGCAATCGGCGTTTTCGTTTCACCGCATTTATGGCGCTTACGTATTCGACCCCCAAGGCCGAGAAATATACGGCCTGGGCCTGGGGAAAGATCTGTTCACGCCGGAAGAGATCCAACAGGTCATCGCCACCGACGACATGCACAGCAGCTACCGTCAGCAAGAGGGCTGGACCTACTACTCCGCGCTGACGCCCCTGCGCACCCAAGATGGCACCGTGCAGGGCGTGCTGCAGGTGAACCGCCTCAATACCGGCATCGAGAACTACACCGGGTTTATTAGCATCGTGGCCGTACTGGTCTTCGTGATTGGGGCAGCGGGCATCGTGTTCAGCATTTGGTGGGGATTTCGCCACTATATCGAGCGGCCGCTCAACCGCCTGCTGCGCGTCATGCTGCTCGTCGAAGATGGCGACCGCAGCCAGCGGGCCACGGCAGATGGCCCCACGGAGTATCGCCGCCTTGCGTCGGGCTTGAACGGCATGCTGGACGCCATGGCCGAAAAAGATCGCGACATCGATGCGCGACAGCGGCGCGAAATCGAGCTGGAAAAGCGTCTACGCAAGTCCAAAAAGCTCGCCGAACTGGGCGTGCTCGCCGCTGGGGTCGCCCACGAGATCGGCGCCCCTTTGACGGTCATCAATGGCCAAGCTCAGCGCTTGGCTCGCCGTCATACGATTGGCAACGATGAGCGGGCACGGCTTGGCCGCATTCGTGGCGAAGTGGAACGCATCGTCGAGATCGTCCGTCAGCTGATGGAACTTGGCCGACAACATAACGTGGAGAAAGGACACCAAGCGCTCGATCAGCTTATCATCAGTGCCAGTGAGCTGGTCGAAGAGGAGTTGGAACCACGAAATATCCATCTGGATATTGATCTTCCTACTCCGACCCCCCATTTATTGGTCAATGGTCAGCAAATCGTTCAAGTGCTGACCAATTTATTACGCAACGCCGCCCAAGCTCCCCAGGTCAGCCATATCCGTGTGCGCGCGCAGGCACACAGCGAAGAGCTGACCCTTTGGGTAGAAGACGACGGGCCTGGCATCCCAGCTTCGCACCATCATCAAGTGTTCGATCCATTTTTCACCACCAAGCCGGTGGGCCAAGGCAGCGGCTTGGGATTATCGATGGTGCACCGCATTATTAACGACCACGGCGGGACGATTGGCGTATTTGACAGCGCGCTTGGCGGCGCTGGCTTTGAAATTACGCTGCCCCTTAGTGAAACCGCATCCGCTTGA